A single window of Salvia splendens isolate huo1 chromosome 8, SspV2, whole genome shotgun sequence DNA harbors:
- the LOC121744987 gene encoding C2 and GRAM domain-containing protein At1g03370-like isoform X2 encodes MKLLVRVMEAKNIPALDPNGFSDPYVKLQLGRQRFRSKVVKKCLNPSWCEEFIFKVDDLKEELLLTVLDEDKYFNDDFVGQIKVPIIEVLDAKDKSLGTAWYTLQPKTKKAKNKDCGEILLTICFSQNNTLLDVPPMNDPVTLPRKYADTPSDTPSRSSPLWVPSPMRSEDVAPQKEDKWNASALAGRIAQIFNKNADSASVSSVDPSDASDATEGMDFAVPQNNPEEQTSSVDFDEMMKSIEMRDPAGEVPTSLPGGVVLDQLYAIPHRELNSLLFSPESDFLKTFADLEGSTDLEIGPWKYENNGESLKRVVCYTKAPSKLIKALKAIEEHTYLKADTKAFAVLSSVSTPDAPYGKSFKVEVLYCITPGPEQPPGEQSSRLEVSWRVNFLQSTMMKSMIEGGARQGIKDSFKQYDKLLSQNVKPLDLQDVGSEKDQFLASLQVEPQSDWKLAVQYFANFTVASTFLMGLYVLTHIWLAMPSTIQGLEFAGLDLPDSIGEVIVCSVLVLQGKRVLEFMSRFMQARVQKGSDHGIKAQGDGWLLTVALVEGSNLAAVDSSGYSDPYVVFTCNGKTRTSSIKFQKSKPHWNEIFEFDAMNEPPSVLEVEAFDFDGPFDDATSLGRAEINFLKSNIADLSDIWIPLEGKLAQACQSKLHLRIFLNNNKGCNVVKDYITKMEKEVGKKIRLRSPQTNSAFQKLFALPPEEFLINDFSCHLKRRMPLQGRLFLSARIIGFHADLFGHKTKFFFLWEDIEDIQVIPPTLSSMGSPIIIITLWPGKGFDARHGARTQDDEGRLKFHFHSFVSYNVAHRTIMALWKARALTPEQKVQIADEESEANTAVEEEALAQNLPATDEEVEAKSQAVDEESEAKSLRTEESGSFLGVEDVNMSMVYSSILSLPTSFFMELFRGSEIDRRVMERTGCLNYTHTPWESEKADVYQRQLYYKFDKRISRYRGEVTSTQQKSRLSGKQGWLIEEIMTLHGIPLGDYFTVEDLPSRSVGCSIQVYFGIAWLKYTRHQKRITKNIVSNLQDRLKVMFSVLEKEYVSGT; translated from the exons ATGAAGCTATTGGTGCGAGTAATGGAAGCAAAAAACATACCCGCGCTCGACCCGAATGGATTCAGCGATCCGTATGTGAAACTGCAGTTGGGGAGGCAGAGGTTTAGGAGTAAAGTTGTGAAGAAGTGCTTGAATCCTTCGTGGTGTGAGGAGTTCATTTTCAAAGTTGATGACTTGAAAGAAGAGCTTCTTCTAACTGTTTTGGATGAAGACAAGTACTTCAATGACGATTTCGTTGGGCAGATCAAAGTGCCCATCATTGAGGTTTTGGATGCTAAAGACAAGTCCCTCGGCACTGCCTGGTACACTCTGCAGCCCAAAACCAAGAAGGCCAAGAACAAGGATTGCG GCGAGATTCTTTTGACGATTTGTTTctcacaaaataacacactACTTGATGTGCCGCCTATGAATGATCCTGTAACGCTGCCAAGAAAGTATGCTGATACGCCGAGTGATACACCTTCAAGATCTTCCCCTCTTTGGGTTCCCTCGCCTATGAGATCGGAAGATGTTGCACCCCAAAAGGAGGACAAATGGAATGCGTCGGCATTAGCTGGTCGGATAGCACAAATCTTCAATAAGAATGCTGATTCAGCTTCTGTGAGTTCTGTTGATCCTAGCGATGCATCTGATGCAACGGAAGGTATGGATTTCGCAGTTCCGCAGAACAATCCCGAAGAGCAAACTTCGTCGGTTGATTTTGATGAAATGATGAAAAGTATAGAGATGCGAGATCCAGCTGGTGAAGTTCCTACTAGTTTACCTGGTGGGGTAGTTCTAGACCAGTTGTATGCAATACCGCATCGGGAGTTGAACTCGTTACTCTTTTCACCAGAATCTGACTTTTTGAAGACCTTTGCAGACTTAGAGGGATCTACAGATCTTGAAATAGGGCCCtggaaatatgaaaataatggcGAGAGCCTAAAAAGAGTGGTTTGTTATACTAAAGCACCGAGTAAATTGATTAAAGCTTTGAAAGCCATAGAGGAGCACACGTATTTGAAAGCTGATACGAAGGCTTTCGCTGTTCTATCCAGTGTGAGCACTCCAGATGCTCCGTATGGGAAAAGCTTTAAGGTAGAAGTGCTTTACTGCATTACTCCCGGGCCTGAGCAGCCACCAGGAGAGCAGTCTTCTCGATTGGAAGTGTCTTGGCGAGTGAACTTTTTGCAGAGCACAATGATGAAAAGTATGATTGAAGGTGGAGCCAGACAAGGTATAAAGGATAGCTTTAAACAGTATGACAAGCTGCTGTCTCAAAATGTGAAACCGCTTGATCTTCAAGATGTAGGTTCTGAGAAAGACCAGTTTTTGGCATCTCTTCAGGTGGAGCCTCAGTCTGACTGGAAACTGGCTGTTCAGTACTTTGCTAATTTCACGGTTGCTTCGACCTTTTTGATGGGTTTATACGTGCTCACACATATATGGCTGGCTATGCCTAGCACAATTCAGGGTCTTGAATTTGCTGGTTTAGACTTGCCCGATTCTATTGGTGAGGTGATAGTGTGCAGCGTGTTGGTTCTGCAAGGGAAACGGGTCCTGGAGTTTATGTCTCGCTTTATGCAGGCCAGAGTGCAAAAAG GTAGTGATCATGGAATTAAAGCACAGGGGGATGGCTGGCTGCTCACTGTTGCCTTAGTTGAAGGGAGCAATTTGGCAGCTGTTGATTCTAGTGGGTACTCTGATCCCTATGTGGTGTTCACTTGCAATGGGAAGACGAGAACCAGCTCGATCAAGTTTCAGAAATCTAAACCTCATTGGAATG aaatatttgaatttgatgCAATGAATGAACCTCCATCTGTTCTGGAAGTGGAAGCTTTCGATTTTGATGGCCCTTTTGATGATGCAACATCACTTGGGCGTGCTGAAATAAATTTCCTAAAGTCTAATATTGCGGATCTGTCAGACATCTGGATTCCTTTAGAAGGGAAGCTGGCTCAGGCATGCCAGTCGAAATTACATTTGAGAATCTTCTTGAACAATAACAAGGGTTGCAATGTCGTTAAAGATTATATAACGAAGATGGAAAAGGAAGTGGGCAAGAAG ATAAGATTGCGTTCTCCTCAAACAAATTCGGCTTTCCAGAAGCTTTTTGCATTACCTCCTGAGGAGTTTCTTATCAACGACTTTTCTTGTCATTTGAAACGGAGAATGCCTCTCCAG GGCCGTCTCTTTCTGTCAGCGAGAATAATTGGGTTTCATGCAGATCTATTTGGTCACAAGACGAAGTTTTTCTTTCTCTGGGAAGATATAGAAGACATTCAAGTCATACCTCCTACACTGTCGTCAATGGGCAGCCCGATCATAATCATCACACTGTGGCCTGGAAAAGGGTTTGATGCGCGGCATGGAGCAAGGACACAGGATGACGAAGGCAGGCTGAAGTTTCATTTTCATTCTTTTGTGTCCTACAATGTTGCCCACAG AACAATTATGGCTCTGTGGAAGGCAAGAGCCTTGACACCTGAACAGAAGGTGCAGATTGCAGATGAAGAATCCGAAGCCAACACTGCTGTCGAAGAGGAAGCCTTAGCCCAAAACCTCCCAGCTACGGACGAGGAAGTTGAGGCCAAGAGTCAAGCAGTAGACGAAGAATCTGAAGCCAAAAGCCTGCGAACCGAGGAGAGTGGATCTTTCCTGGGAGTCGAGGATGTTAACATGTCTATGGTTTATTCTTCCATACTATCTCTTCCG ACAAGTTTCTTTATGGAGTTGTTCAGAGGGAGCGAAATCGACAGAAGGGTGATGGAGAGAACTGGGTGCCTGAACTACACTCACACCCCTTGGGAGTCTGAAAAGGCGGACGTGTATCAGAGACAGCTTTATTACAAATTCGATAAACGAATATCCCGCTATAGAGGAGAAGTGACTAGCACGCAACAAAAGTCCCGCCTCTCTGGAAAACAGGGGTGGCTCATAGAGGAGATCATGACTCTCCACGGAATTCCACTTGGTGACTATTTCACG GTTGAAGACCTGCCCTCAAGATCTGTAGGGTGCAGCATTCAAGTATACTTTGGGATAGCATGGCTGAAATACACGAGGCATCAGAAACGGATCACCAAAAACATCGTCTCAAATCTGCAGGACCGCCTCAAGGTCATGTTCAGTGTGCTGGAGAAGGAATACGTTTCGGGGACATAG
- the LOC121744987 gene encoding C2 and GRAM domain-containing protein At1g03370-like isoform X1 translates to MKLLVRVMEAKNIPALDPNGFSDPYVKLQLGRQRFRSKVVKKCLNPSWCEEFIFKVDDLKEELLLTVLDEDKYFNDDFVGQIKVPIIEVLDAKDKSLGTAWYTLQPKTKKAKNKDCGEILLTICFSQNNTLLDVPPMNDPVTLPRKYADTPSDTPSRSSPLWVPSPMRSEDVAPQKEDKWNASALAGRIAQIFNKNADSASVSSVDPSDASDATEGMDFAVPQNNPEEQTSSVDFDEMMKSIEMRDPAGEVPTSLPGGVVLDQLYAIPHRELNSLLFSPESDFLKTFADLEGSTDLEIGPWKYENNGESLKRVVCYTKAPSKLIKALKAIEEHTYLKADTKAFAVLSSVSTPDAPYGKSFKVEVLYCITPGPEQPPGEQSSRLEVSWRVNFLQSTMMKSMIEGGARQGIKDSFKQYDKLLSQNVKPLDLQDVGSEKDQFLASLQVEPQSDWKLAVQYFANFTVASTFLMGLYVLTHIWLAMPSTIQGLEFAGLDLPDSIGEVIVCSVLVLQGKRVLEFMSRFMQARVQKGSDHGIKAQGDGWLLTVALVEGSNLAAVDSSGYSDPYVVFTCNGKTRTSSIKFQKSKPHWNEIFEFDAMNEPPSVLEVEAFDFDGPFDDATSLGRAEINFLKSNIADLSDIWIPLEGKLAQACQSKLHLRIFLNNNKGCNVVKDYITKMEKEVGKKIRLRSPQTNSAFQKLFALPPEEFLINDFSCHLKRRMPLQGRLFLSARIIGFHADLFGHKTKFFFLWEDIEDIQVIPPTLSSMGSPIIIITLWPGKGFDARHGARTQDDEGRLKFHFHSFVSYNVAHRTIMALWKARALTPEQKVQIADEESEANTAVEEEALAQNLPATDEEVEAKSQAVDEESEAKSLRTEESGSFLGVEDVNMSMVYSSILSLPTSFFMELFRGSEIDRRVMERTGCLNYTHTPWESEKADVYQRQLYYKFDKRISRYRGEVTSTQQKSRLSGKQGWLIEEIMTLHGIPLGDYFTLHLRYQVEDLPSRSVGCSIQVYFGIAWLKYTRHQKRITKNIVSNLQDRLKVMFSVLEKEYVSGT, encoded by the exons ATGAAGCTATTGGTGCGAGTAATGGAAGCAAAAAACATACCCGCGCTCGACCCGAATGGATTCAGCGATCCGTATGTGAAACTGCAGTTGGGGAGGCAGAGGTTTAGGAGTAAAGTTGTGAAGAAGTGCTTGAATCCTTCGTGGTGTGAGGAGTTCATTTTCAAAGTTGATGACTTGAAAGAAGAGCTTCTTCTAACTGTTTTGGATGAAGACAAGTACTTCAATGACGATTTCGTTGGGCAGATCAAAGTGCCCATCATTGAGGTTTTGGATGCTAAAGACAAGTCCCTCGGCACTGCCTGGTACACTCTGCAGCCCAAAACCAAGAAGGCCAAGAACAAGGATTGCG GCGAGATTCTTTTGACGATTTGTTTctcacaaaataacacactACTTGATGTGCCGCCTATGAATGATCCTGTAACGCTGCCAAGAAAGTATGCTGATACGCCGAGTGATACACCTTCAAGATCTTCCCCTCTTTGGGTTCCCTCGCCTATGAGATCGGAAGATGTTGCACCCCAAAAGGAGGACAAATGGAATGCGTCGGCATTAGCTGGTCGGATAGCACAAATCTTCAATAAGAATGCTGATTCAGCTTCTGTGAGTTCTGTTGATCCTAGCGATGCATCTGATGCAACGGAAGGTATGGATTTCGCAGTTCCGCAGAACAATCCCGAAGAGCAAACTTCGTCGGTTGATTTTGATGAAATGATGAAAAGTATAGAGATGCGAGATCCAGCTGGTGAAGTTCCTACTAGTTTACCTGGTGGGGTAGTTCTAGACCAGTTGTATGCAATACCGCATCGGGAGTTGAACTCGTTACTCTTTTCACCAGAATCTGACTTTTTGAAGACCTTTGCAGACTTAGAGGGATCTACAGATCTTGAAATAGGGCCCtggaaatatgaaaataatggcGAGAGCCTAAAAAGAGTGGTTTGTTATACTAAAGCACCGAGTAAATTGATTAAAGCTTTGAAAGCCATAGAGGAGCACACGTATTTGAAAGCTGATACGAAGGCTTTCGCTGTTCTATCCAGTGTGAGCACTCCAGATGCTCCGTATGGGAAAAGCTTTAAGGTAGAAGTGCTTTACTGCATTACTCCCGGGCCTGAGCAGCCACCAGGAGAGCAGTCTTCTCGATTGGAAGTGTCTTGGCGAGTGAACTTTTTGCAGAGCACAATGATGAAAAGTATGATTGAAGGTGGAGCCAGACAAGGTATAAAGGATAGCTTTAAACAGTATGACAAGCTGCTGTCTCAAAATGTGAAACCGCTTGATCTTCAAGATGTAGGTTCTGAGAAAGACCAGTTTTTGGCATCTCTTCAGGTGGAGCCTCAGTCTGACTGGAAACTGGCTGTTCAGTACTTTGCTAATTTCACGGTTGCTTCGACCTTTTTGATGGGTTTATACGTGCTCACACATATATGGCTGGCTATGCCTAGCACAATTCAGGGTCTTGAATTTGCTGGTTTAGACTTGCCCGATTCTATTGGTGAGGTGATAGTGTGCAGCGTGTTGGTTCTGCAAGGGAAACGGGTCCTGGAGTTTATGTCTCGCTTTATGCAGGCCAGAGTGCAAAAAG GTAGTGATCATGGAATTAAAGCACAGGGGGATGGCTGGCTGCTCACTGTTGCCTTAGTTGAAGGGAGCAATTTGGCAGCTGTTGATTCTAGTGGGTACTCTGATCCCTATGTGGTGTTCACTTGCAATGGGAAGACGAGAACCAGCTCGATCAAGTTTCAGAAATCTAAACCTCATTGGAATG aaatatttgaatttgatgCAATGAATGAACCTCCATCTGTTCTGGAAGTGGAAGCTTTCGATTTTGATGGCCCTTTTGATGATGCAACATCACTTGGGCGTGCTGAAATAAATTTCCTAAAGTCTAATATTGCGGATCTGTCAGACATCTGGATTCCTTTAGAAGGGAAGCTGGCTCAGGCATGCCAGTCGAAATTACATTTGAGAATCTTCTTGAACAATAACAAGGGTTGCAATGTCGTTAAAGATTATATAACGAAGATGGAAAAGGAAGTGGGCAAGAAG ATAAGATTGCGTTCTCCTCAAACAAATTCGGCTTTCCAGAAGCTTTTTGCATTACCTCCTGAGGAGTTTCTTATCAACGACTTTTCTTGTCATTTGAAACGGAGAATGCCTCTCCAG GGCCGTCTCTTTCTGTCAGCGAGAATAATTGGGTTTCATGCAGATCTATTTGGTCACAAGACGAAGTTTTTCTTTCTCTGGGAAGATATAGAAGACATTCAAGTCATACCTCCTACACTGTCGTCAATGGGCAGCCCGATCATAATCATCACACTGTGGCCTGGAAAAGGGTTTGATGCGCGGCATGGAGCAAGGACACAGGATGACGAAGGCAGGCTGAAGTTTCATTTTCATTCTTTTGTGTCCTACAATGTTGCCCACAG AACAATTATGGCTCTGTGGAAGGCAAGAGCCTTGACACCTGAACAGAAGGTGCAGATTGCAGATGAAGAATCCGAAGCCAACACTGCTGTCGAAGAGGAAGCCTTAGCCCAAAACCTCCCAGCTACGGACGAGGAAGTTGAGGCCAAGAGTCAAGCAGTAGACGAAGAATCTGAAGCCAAAAGCCTGCGAACCGAGGAGAGTGGATCTTTCCTGGGAGTCGAGGATGTTAACATGTCTATGGTTTATTCTTCCATACTATCTCTTCCG ACAAGTTTCTTTATGGAGTTGTTCAGAGGGAGCGAAATCGACAGAAGGGTGATGGAGAGAACTGGGTGCCTGAACTACACTCACACCCCTTGGGAGTCTGAAAAGGCGGACGTGTATCAGAGACAGCTTTATTACAAATTCGATAAACGAATATCCCGCTATAGAGGAGAAGTGACTAGCACGCAACAAAAGTCCCGCCTCTCTGGAAAACAGGGGTGGCTCATAGAGGAGATCATGACTCTCCACGGAATTCCACTTGGTGACTATTTCACG CTTCACTTGAGGTATCAGGTTGAAGACCTGCCCTCAAGATCTGTAGGGTGCAGCATTCAAGTATACTTTGGGATAGCATGGCTGAAATACACGAGGCATCAGAAACGGATCACCAAAAACATCGTCTCAAATCTGCAGGACCGCCTCAAGGTCATGTTCAGTGTGCTGGAGAAGGAATACGTTTCGGGGACATAG